A stretch of the Rosa rugosa chromosome 5, drRosRugo1.1, whole genome shotgun sequence genome encodes the following:
- the LOC133710811 gene encoding uncharacterized protein LOC133710811 gives MGRNIEEKDIMNGKLKDILKGELEELPSGSSPKSPNQDGRPTSMVIKKANTMFPAHLIAEAISTLRGLDLRWSGPITPSEMLYVQQYVFAKYPQYCNGLVELEGDSQKLETDNNTNEESSGTPNKSPRSKELSPFSFSSNHTDLDRTQMEPSKLLDILTKKSSFQGTFVSIPEVQARNRALKHCGLPEEDYLVLFMANYKDAMVMIGESYPFFKGNYYMTIVNEELDSIKEYASNKESRVISAPETWLDLRIKGSQLSQYFRRKCKHSPKGLFSYPATVNETKYSMHWISEAHRNSWHVLLDATGLNLGEDRLALAMYRPDFVLCTLNNTHSQPSSITCLLVRRKTFDTMAPPS, from the exons ATGGGGAGAAACATAGAAGAAAAGGACATCATGAATGGAAAACTCAAG GATATACTAAAAGGTGAACTAGAAGAGCTGCCTTCAGGTTCTTCACCAAAATCACCAAATCAAGATGGTAGACCAACCAGCATGGTCATTAAG AAGGCAAATACTATGTTTCCAGCTCATTTGATAGCAGAAGCCATATCCACCCTCCGCGGCCTTGACCTAAGATGGTCAGGTCCAATAACACCTAGTGAGATGCTCTATGTCCAGCAATATGTGTTTGCAAAGTACCCCCAGTACTGCAATGGTCTAGTGGAATTAGAAGGAGATAGTCAAAAGCTAGAAACTGACAACAATACTAATGAAGAGTCTTCAGGAACTCCCAACAAGTCCCCAAGGAGCAAAGAGCTCTCACCTTTCTCTTTCAGCAGCAACCACACCGATCTAGACAGAACCCAAATGGAGCCCTCAAAGCTCCTAGACATCCTCACCAAGAAATCTTCATTTCAAGGGACATTTGTGTCAATCCCAGAAGTCCAAGCCAGGAATAGGGCCTTGAAGCATTGTGGTTTGCCAGAGGAGGACTATTTAGTCCTCTTCATGGCAAATTATAAAGATGCTATGGTAATGATTGGGGAGAGTTATCCTTTTTTCAAGGGAAATTACTACATGACCATAGTCAATGAAGAGTTGGATTCTATAAAGGAGTATGCCTCTAACAAAGAATCAAGGGTCATATCAGCTCCAGAAACTTGGCTGGATCTGAGGATAAAAGGGTCACAACTTAGCCAGTATTTTAGGAGAAAATGCAAGCATAGTCCAAAGGGATTATTCTCCTATCCAGCCACAGTCAATGAGACTAAATACTCCATGCATTGGATTTCTGAGGCTCATAGGAATTCATGGCATGTTCTTCTTGATGCAACTGGACTAAATTTAGGGGAGGACCGGCTAGCGCTTGCTATGTACCGCCCGGATTTTGTTCTGTGCACCCTCAACAATACACATTCCCAGCCATCTAGTATTACCTGCCTGTTGGTTAGGAGAAAGACATTTGATACTATGGCACCTCCATCctag
- the LOC133709499 gene encoding arabinogalactan O-methyltransferase 2 → MIEMKNRSNLKRLLAAILVFFLGAALFISSLTGTGTPFLCSLPKSVDDYTPTAVQLQAVLHYATSHTTPQQSRGEIGVSFEVLKSRAPCNFLVFGLGHDSLMWASFNPRGTTLFLEEDPKWVQTILKDAPELRAETVNYRTQLKQADELLSSHKSEPACARSGAVLRGNERCRLALSNLPDEVYEKEWDLIMIDAPRGYFPEAPGRMAAIFSAAVMARRRRGSGATHVFLHDVDRRVEKAFAEEFLCRKYLVKAVGRLWHFEIPSAANATDAAGARFC, encoded by the coding sequence ATGATCGAGATGAAGAATCGGAGCAATCTGAAGAGATTGTTGGCCGCCATTTTGGTCTTCTTCCTCGGCGCCGCGCTTTTTATCTCCAGCCTTACCGGAACCGGAACCCCCTTCCTCTGCTCTCTGCCTAAATCTGTTGACGATTATACCCCCACGGCGGTTCAGCTCCAGGCGGTGCTCCACTACGCCACGTCCCATACGACCCCGCAGCAATCGAGAGGCGAGATCGGCGTCTCCTTCGAGGTCCTCAAATCGCGGGCGCCGTGCAACTTCCTCGTATTCGGTCTCGGCCACGACTCGCTCATGTGGGCCTCGTTCAACCCACGTGGCACGACGCTGTTCCTTGAGGAGGACCCCAAGTGGGTTCAGACCATCCTCAAGGACGCGCCGGAGTTGCGGGCCGAGACCGTGAACTACCGCACGCAGCTGAAGCAGGCGGACGAGCTGCTCTCCTCGCACAAATCCGAACCAGCGTGCGCGCGGTCCGGGGCGGTCCTACGTGGCAACGAGCGGTGCAGGCTGGCGCTGAGCAACCTGCCGGACGAGGTGTACGAGAAGGAGTGGGACCTGATCATGATCGACGCGCCGCGGGGTTATTTTCCGGAGGCGCCTGGTCGGATGGCGGCTATATTCTCGGCGGCTGTCATGGCCAGGAGGAGGCGGGGATCAGGTGCCACGCACGTGTTCTTGCACGACGTGGACCGGAGGGTGGAGAAGGCTTTTGCTGAGGAGTTTCTCTGCCGGAAGTACCTTGTTAAGGCCGTCGGGAGGCTCTGGCATTTTGAGATTCCTTCAGCCGCTAACGCCACCGACGCCGCTGGCGCGCGTTTTTGCTAA